One Eubacteriales bacterium mix99 genomic window carries:
- a CDS encoding DUF512 domain-containing protein has protein sequence MGIEAGDVLLTINSEAIEDVFDYRYLIKDEYIEVVIRKQNGEEWLLEIEKDYDDDLGIEFDNSLMSEYRSCRNQCIFCFIDQMPPGMRKTLYFKDDDSRLSFLQGNYITLTNMQDKDIERIIRMHLAPINISVQTTNPELRCKMLHNRFAGEKLRYLDELYEAHIEMNGQIVLCRNINDGGELDRTIDDLSKYLPFMRSVSVVPAGITKYRQNLYPLEMYNIQESAAVIDQIESRQKEFYEQYGLHFIHASDEWYIAAEKDFPEEERYDGYIQLENGVGMMRLFINEFHEALKQAQEDREEGKIPDNLFRALTIATGKLAYPTIQGFADQIMRLFPGITIHVCCIRNKFFGETITVSGLITGQDLIGQLRERKESGESLGKVLLIPSNMLRTGEQTFLDDLTVSNVEKELGMKVIALAPEGKEFVDAILNGKYPAHGDNGNEDSAYIQAYRKGKK, from the coding sequence ATGGGCATAGAAGCGGGAGATGTTCTGCTGACCATAAACAGTGAAGCGATAGAGGATGTATTTGATTATCGATATCTGATCAAAGATGAATACATTGAAGTGGTAATAAGAAAGCAGAACGGCGAAGAATGGCTGCTGGAGATTGAAAAAGATTACGATGATGATCTGGGAATCGAATTTGACAACAGTCTGATGAGTGAGTACCGTTCCTGCCGCAATCAATGCATATTTTGCTTCATTGATCAGATGCCTCCTGGTATGAGGAAGACACTTTATTTCAAGGACGATGATTCCAGGCTGTCCTTTTTGCAGGGAAACTATATCACTTTGACGAATATGCAGGACAAAGACATCGAAAGGATTATCCGGATGCATCTTGCTCCGATCAATATATCGGTACAGACCACCAATCCGGAATTACGCTGTAAAATGCTTCATAATCGGTTTGCAGGAGAAAAGCTCCGGTATCTGGATGAACTTTATGAGGCTCATATTGAGATGAATGGACAAATTGTGTTGTGCAGGAATATCAATGATGGCGGAGAGCTGGACAGAACAATAGATGATCTTTCCAAATATCTTCCCTTTATGCGGAGTGTTTCTGTGGTTCCGGCAGGGATTACAAAGTATCGACAGAATTTATATCCGCTTGAAATGTATAATATACAGGAGTCAGCAGCGGTGATTGATCAGATCGAAAGCAGACAAAAGGAATTTTATGAACAATATGGACTCCATTTTATTCATGCCAGTGACGAATGGTATATTGCCGCAGAAAAGGATTTTCCGGAAGAAGAGCGATATGACGGTTATATCCAACTGGAAAACGGTGTCGGTATGATGAGGCTTTTTATAAATGAATTTCATGAAGCACTGAAACAGGCTCAGGAAGATCGGGAGGAAGGGAAGATACCGGATAATCTTTTCAGGGCTCTCACCATTGCCACGGGAAAGCTTGCCTATCCGACCATACAAGGTTTTGCGGATCAGATCATGAGACTTTTCCCGGGGATAACCATTCATGTGTGCTGTATCCGGAATAAGTTTTTTGGGGAGACCATCACGGTGTCTGGCCTGATTACCGGACAGGATCTCATCGGGCAGTTGCGGGAAAGGAAGGAAAGCGGGGAATCTCTCGGAAAGGTATTGCTGATCCCCTCCAATATGCTGAGGACAGGGGAGCAGACATTTCTGGACGATCTTACAGTCAGTAATGTGGAAAAAGAGCTGGGAATGAAGGTAATTGCATTGGCACCCGAGGGAAAGGAGTTTGTGGATGCAATTCTGAATGGGAAGTATCCGGCGCATGGGGATAACGGCAATGAAGATTCAGCTTATATTCAGGCATACCGGAAAGGTAAAAAATAG
- a CDS encoding cation-transporting P-type ATPase has translation MGEKKMKRNDHEMREICKLSPEDVCRETGSANGGLTPEEAAARQRRYGKNVIKEAKGKPVILVFLSSFISLMAILLWAGGIIAFVAKIPELGFAIWLVNIINGVFSFWQEYRAGKATNALKKMLPSYTNVIRDNREQQILAEDLVPGDIMVFSEGDKISADARLISSNDLQVNQSTLTGESNPVRRTHDSVLREDMSIYEIPNLIFAGTSVSSGTGRAVVVSTGMDTEFGKIANLTQTVQEEQSPLEKELDRLTKQVSFIAVGFGVAFFTAAIFIVHQPFAQAFIFSLGMIVAFIPEGLLPTVTLSLAMAVQRMAKEHALVKRLSAVETLGCTTVICSDKTGTLTQNEMTVTNLWTPEAEYKVTGLGYAPVGDIMAGDRKVTAADNKGLKLLLKGASLCSNARVVPPDGGSDKYTVLGDPTEACLGVAAKKAGLNPEDMFTSTPRLRELPFDSRRKRMTTINQLKQPVDGTWRIAYVKGSPKEVLELCSGVFTDGGRHEITDEQRKRIMAANDGYARRGLRVLAVAYRLLKKNDNLPSALSAYTSEMVEQDLTFVGLTVMMDPPRPEVAKAVDLCHKADIRIIMITGDYGLTAESIAKHIGIVNGDHPRIISGIELQNMQDDELKKALQDEVIFARVAPEQKFRVVSNLQEMGHIVAVTGDGVNDSPALKKADIGIAMGMTGTDVAKEAADMILTDDNFASIVKAIGEGRAVYSNIRKFLLYILCSNMPEAVPSAFFLFSRGRIPLPLTVMQILLVDLGTDMMPALGLGMELPEKGVMDRPPRRQSEPLLNKHVAIKGFLWYGMMESAFSMLAYFYVNKLNGWPAVPLAGSGTVYAQATTMALASIVFCQAGMVLNCRTQSGSLLEVGLFSNKQVVRGIVFEILLISAIIYVPFLQDIFQTASIGARDWLFLIMLPLIVVLVEELRKYFMRKCVKIK, from the coding sequence ATGGGCGAGAAGAAAATGAAACGGAATGATCATGAAATGAGGGAGATATGTAAGTTGTCGCCGGAAGATGTGTGCCGGGAGACGGGCAGTGCAAATGGTGGATTGACACCGGAAGAGGCGGCGGCAAGGCAGCGCAGGTATGGGAAGAATGTAATAAAGGAGGCCAAAGGCAAGCCTGTGATCCTGGTTTTCCTGTCGAGCTTCATAAGCTTGATGGCTATTTTGCTCTGGGCAGGTGGCATCATCGCGTTCGTTGCCAAAATACCGGAGCTTGGCTTTGCGATCTGGCTGGTGAATATCATAAACGGAGTTTTCAGCTTCTGGCAGGAATACCGCGCCGGGAAAGCCACCAATGCGTTGAAAAAGATGCTTCCCTCTTATACGAATGTTATACGGGATAACAGGGAACAGCAGATACTGGCTGAGGATTTGGTTCCGGGAGATATAATGGTTTTTTCCGAAGGCGATAAGATATCTGCCGATGCGCGATTGATTTCGAGTAACGACCTTCAGGTAAACCAGTCCACGCTGACAGGAGAATCCAATCCGGTCCGCAGGACACATGACTCTGTTCTGAGGGAGGACATGTCGATATACGAGATCCCGAATCTGATATTCGCCGGCACGAGTGTGTCAAGCGGTACCGGCCGGGCCGTCGTAGTTTCGACAGGGATGGATACCGAGTTCGGAAAGATTGCCAATTTGACGCAAACGGTTCAGGAGGAGCAGAGCCCTCTGGAGAAGGAACTGGACAGATTGACAAAGCAGGTTTCATTCATCGCAGTCGGCTTTGGAGTAGCTTTCTTCACTGCGGCGATATTTATCGTGCACCAGCCTTTTGCGCAGGCTTTCATCTTTTCGCTGGGGATGATTGTCGCGTTTATACCGGAAGGACTTTTGCCGACTGTTACGCTGTCTCTTGCGATGGCGGTTCAGCGGATGGCAAAGGAACACGCGCTTGTGAAGCGGCTTTCAGCTGTGGAGACGCTTGGCTGTACCACTGTAATATGTTCGGATAAAACAGGCACTCTGACCCAGAATGAGATGACAGTTACCAATTTATGGACTCCGGAGGCGGAATACAAGGTTACGGGACTCGGATATGCTCCCGTCGGGGATATCATGGCTGGGGACAGGAAAGTGACCGCAGCCGACAATAAGGGATTAAAGCTTCTCCTTAAGGGGGCAAGTCTTTGCAGCAACGCACGCGTGGTTCCTCCCGACGGGGGAAGTGATAAATATACCGTGCTCGGCGACCCGACCGAGGCCTGCCTTGGGGTAGCAGCAAAGAAGGCAGGGCTTAATCCCGAGGATATGTTTACATCCACTCCGAGGCTGAGAGAACTGCCGTTTGATTCAAGGCGCAAGAGGATGACGACCATCAATCAGCTAAAACAGCCCGTTGATGGAACTTGGAGGATCGCATATGTGAAGGGATCACCGAAAGAGGTTCTGGAGCTCTGCAGCGGCGTATTTACAGACGGAGGGCGGCATGAGATCACGGATGAGCAGAGAAAGCGGATAATGGCCGCCAATGATGGCTATGCGCGCAGGGGATTGAGGGTGCTTGCAGTTGCATACAGGCTTTTAAAGAAGAACGATAATCTGCCATCGGCGCTGAGTGCGTATACGTCGGAGATGGTTGAGCAGGATCTTACCTTTGTCGGGTTAACCGTAATGATGGATCCGCCGAGACCGGAAGTTGCAAAGGCTGTTGACCTATGCCACAAGGCTGATATTCGAATCATAATGATAACCGGCGACTATGGCTTGACTGCCGAGAGCATTGCAAAACATATTGGCATTGTAAATGGTGATCATCCGCGGATTATATCGGGAATAGAGCTGCAAAACATGCAGGATGATGAGCTTAAGAAGGCTTTGCAGGATGAAGTCATCTTTGCCAGAGTGGCGCCCGAGCAAAAATTCAGGGTGGTGTCCAACCTTCAGGAGATGGGTCATATCGTCGCGGTAACGGGCGACGGTGTAAACGATTCTCCCGCACTTAAGAAGGCTGACATAGGTATCGCAATGGGGATGACAGGTACCGATGTCGCGAAGGAAGCCGCCGACATGATCCTGACGGATGATAATTTTGCCTCAATCGTGAAGGCAATAGGGGAGGGGCGTGCTGTTTACAGCAACATCAGGAAGTTTCTTCTCTACATTCTCTGCAGCAATATGCCGGAAGCAGTGCCTTCTGCTTTTTTCCTTTTTTCGCGGGGCAGAATACCGCTGCCTCTGACTGTGATGCAGATATTATTGGTTGATCTGGGAACCGATATGATGCCTGCACTCGGATTGGGCATGGAATTGCCTGAAAAGGGTGTTATGGACAGACCGCCCCGTCGGCAGAGCGAGCCGTTATTGAACAAACATGTTGCCATTAAGGGCTTTCTATGGTATGGAATGATGGAATCTGCTTTCTCGATGCTGGCATATTTCTATGTGAACAAGCTCAACGGTTGGCCTGCCGTACCGCTTGCAGGCTCAGGAACAGTCTACGCACAGGCTACGACTATGGCGCTTGCGTCCATTGTCTTCTGCCAGGCCGGTATGGTGCTGAACTGCCGTACGCAATCGGGATCCCTCCTGGAGGTGGGGCTGTTCAGCAATAAACAGGTGGTCAGAGGGATCGTGTTTGAAATATTGTTGATCAGTGCGATAATCTATGTACCGTTTTTGCAGGATATTTTCCAGACCGCTTCGATTGGCGCAAGGGATTGGCTGTTTTTGATAATGCTGCCTCTGATCGTTGTGCTGGTTGAGGAGCTCAGAAAGTATTTTATGAGGAAATGTGTTAAAATAAAATAG
- a CDS encoding SDR family oxidoreductase encodes MGYYWYPYLGYQEECQQVPIQFPPQSQLVQPGLETLMEPKPVFDRPSYIGTGKLKDKVALITGGDSGIGRATAVAFAKEGADICIAYYNEHEDAQITKSCIEAQGRRCLLMAGDIRDEMFCREAVACTVSTFGGPDILVNNAGVQFPQASIEDIPVNQMILTFEVNFFGLFIMTKTALPYLKCGSSIINTTSITAYLGDDQLIDYSSTKGAIVSFTRAMARSLVSKGIRVNAVAPGPIWTPLQPASWPACVMPTFGSDTPMKRAGQPVELAPTYVYLASEDSSYVTGQVLHVDAGQSMQS; translated from the coding sequence GTGGGTTATTATTGGTATCCATATTTAGGCTATCAGGAAGAATGTCAACAGGTTCCCATTCAGTTTCCGCCGCAGAGTCAGCTCGTACAGCCGGGTCTGGAAACCCTGATGGAACCGAAACCTGTCTTTGACCGGCCGAGCTACATCGGGACTGGCAAGCTTAAGGACAAGGTGGCATTGATTACCGGAGGGGACAGCGGGATCGGAAGAGCTACTGCAGTTGCGTTTGCCAAAGAAGGTGCAGATATCTGCATCGCTTACTACAATGAGCATGAAGATGCACAAATCACAAAGTCCTGTATCGAAGCACAGGGGAGAAGATGCCTTTTAATGGCAGGGGATATCCGGGATGAAATGTTTTGCCGGGAAGCGGTAGCCTGTACGGTTTCCACTTTTGGAGGTCCTGACATTCTGGTGAACAATGCCGGAGTACAGTTTCCACAGGCAAGTATTGAGGATATTCCCGTAAATCAGATGATACTTACTTTTGAAGTGAATTTTTTTGGCCTGTTCATTATGACGAAGACAGCTTTGCCTTATCTGAAATGCGGCAGCTCCATCATTAACACGACATCCATCACCGCTTATCTCGGGGATGATCAGTTGATTGATTATTCCAGCACCAAAGGTGCCATTGTCAGCTTTACCCGTGCCATGGCCCGTTCCCTCGTATCAAAAGGCATTCGGGTCAATGCAGTCGCACCGGGTCCGATCTGGACCCCGCTTCAGCCTGCCAGCTGGCCTGCCTGTGTCATGCCGACATTTGGTTCGGACACCCCGATGAAAAGAGCGGGACAGCCGGTGGAACTGGCGCCGACCTATGTATACCTGGCAAGTGAAGACTCTTCTTACGTTACAGGTCAGGTTCTTCATGTGGATGCCGGACAATCCATGCAGTCCTGA
- a CDS encoding TrkA family potassium uptake protein — MKVIIVGCGKLGSGLALNLSKKGHSITVIDVNAETFKLLGENFKGKTILGVGFDKDILEKARIRMADALIACSKSDDVNALVGRVARNIYRVPRVISRLYDPRSAEIYRSLGIQTISTTTWGVQQATEMLSYDQFDSLLQMGDMEIVRVEIPELLVGRSVNELIVYGEIQVVSIMRGNKAFMPTRGTIFQSHDILYIAAYSSSLGKLKKLLGLGQKGGEYR; from the coding sequence ATGAAGGTCATCATAGTTGGTTGCGGAAAGCTGGGTTCGGGGCTGGCCCTGAATCTTTCGAAGAAGGGACACAGCATAACCGTTATCGACGTCAATGCTGAAACCTTTAAATTGCTCGGTGAAAATTTTAAGGGCAAGACGATTTTGGGTGTTGGATTTGACAAGGACATACTCGAGAAAGCCCGGATCCGGATGGCGGATGCGCTTATCGCATGCAGCAAAAGCGATGATGTGAATGCTTTGGTAGGAAGGGTCGCGAGGAATATATACAGGGTACCGCGCGTCATTTCAAGATTGTATGACCCGCGCAGCGCGGAGATCTACCGCAGTCTCGGCATTCAGACGATTTCCACGACGACATGGGGCGTGCAGCAAGCGACCGAGATGCTGAGCTACGATCAGTTTGACAGCCTTTTGCAAATGGGGGATATGGAGATTGTCAGGGTTGAGATTCCGGAACTGCTTGTCGGAAGATCCGTAAACGAGCTTATAGTGTACGGTGAGATACAGGTTGTTTCCATTATGAGGGGCAACAAGGCGTTCATGCCAACAAGAGGGACGATATTTCAAAGCCATGATATACTGTATATCGCTGCTTATTCATCCTCTCTGGGAAAGCTGAAAAAACTGCTTGGGCTGGGGCAGAAAGGTGGGGAATACAGATGA
- a CDS encoding DUF1848 domain-containing protein, which translates to MIVSASRRTDIPAYYSDWFYNRIREGYVLVRNPMNFHQISRIRLAPDVVDGIVFWTKNPVPMLDRLAELRDYMYCFQFTITPYGRDIEPNLPDKPDTIISSFRRLSDTIGADRVIWRYDPILISKRYPMDYHIHAFDRIVKELKGYTKKVIFSFIDKDYRGVQGNLKEMALLDFPPADQMGLSAKLAEIAHSYDLEMDACAESIDLRQYGIGHARCIDDRLFTKLLGFHLNVSKDRNQRPECDCVTSMDIGMYNTCKNGCRYCYANYNKRAVDGNVTRHNPKSPLISGEVGRDDRISNREVKSCRDTQMRFFG; encoded by the coding sequence ATGATCGTAAGTGCAAGCCGGCGGACTGATATACCGGCGTACTACTCGGACTGGTTCTATAACCGGATCAGGGAAGGGTATGTTTTGGTGCGTAATCCAATGAACTTTCACCAGATAAGCAGAATCCGGCTTGCACCGGATGTTGTGGACGGCATTGTATTCTGGACAAAAAATCCAGTACCGATGCTGGACCGGCTTGCCGAGCTCAGGGATTACATGTACTGCTTCCAATTCACCATCACGCCTTATGGCAGGGATATCGAGCCGAATCTGCCGGACAAGCCGGATACGATTATTTCTTCTTTCAGGCGGCTTTCCGATACGATTGGTGCAGACAGGGTTATCTGGCGATATGATCCCATTCTCATCAGCAAACGATATCCGATGGATTATCACATTCATGCGTTTGACAGGATTGTAAAAGAATTGAAGGGCTATACAAAAAAGGTGATTTTCAGTTTTATTGATAAGGATTACCGGGGGGTCCAGGGCAATTTAAAGGAGATGGCATTGCTGGACTTTCCACCTGCAGATCAGATGGGACTGAGTGCCAAACTCGCTGAAATTGCCCATAGCTATGATCTGGAGATGGACGCCTGTGCAGAATCAATTGACTTACGGCAGTATGGAATAGGGCATGCACGCTGCATTGATGACCGGTTGTTCACAAAGCTGCTTGGTTTTCATTTGAATGTCAGCAAGGACAGGAACCAGCGCCCCGAATGCGACTGCGTAACCAGTATGGACATTGGTATGTACAACACCTGTAAAAACGGCTGCCGCTATTGCTATGCCAATTATAACAAAAGGGCTGTGGATGGCAACGTTACCAGACACAACCCGAAATCACCGCTGATTTCAGGCGAGGTCGGCAGGGATGACAGAATAAGCAACCGCGAAGTGAAATCATGTCGTGATACACAGATGCGGTTTTTTGGCTGA
- a CDS encoding carbon-nitrogen hydrolase family protein, translated as MKSLKVALLQLLPEGTLKGNLQKGMEYCRKAREKGADIVLFPEMWSIGYHMSEDPEEWKANAVSANDEFVKSFGRLAKELGMAIGITFLEKYDPLPRNTLCLFDRFGNKILTYAKVHTCDFDVESNLTAGDDFYVTDLDTAQGNVKIGAMICYDREFPESARILMLKGAEIILVPNACPMEINRISQLRARAFENMLGIATVNYPTGNPDCNGHSTAFDGIAYRPSESGSRDTLFMEAGEKEGIYIADFPVDEIRKYRQHEVHGNAYRHPQKYKLLVSERIEEPFIRKDYRR; from the coding sequence ATGAAAAGTTTGAAAGTTGCATTGTTACAGCTTTTGCCGGAAGGCACCCTGAAAGGCAATCTGCAAAAGGGAATGGAATATTGCAGAAAAGCAAGGGAAAAAGGTGCAGACATAGTATTGTTCCCTGAAATGTGGAGCATCGGCTACCACATGTCGGAAGATCCTGAGGAATGGAAGGCAAACGCCGTATCAGCCAATGATGAGTTTGTCAAATCATTTGGCCGGCTCGCGAAAGAACTTGGTATGGCAATCGGTATCACTTTTCTTGAAAAGTATGATCCGTTGCCGAGAAATACCCTATGCCTGTTCGACCGTTTCGGCAACAAGATACTTACTTACGCAAAGGTACATACCTGTGATTTTGATGTGGAAAGCAATTTAACAGCTGGTGATGATTTTTATGTCACGGATCTGGACACGGCACAGGGGAACGTAAAGATCGGTGCAATGATCTGTTATGACCGCGAATTTCCCGAAAGCGCCAGGATTCTGATGCTGAAGGGAGCCGAAATAATTTTAGTGCCGAACGCTTGCCCGATGGAGATTAACCGCATTTCCCAACTGCGGGCAAGAGCCTTTGAAAATATGCTTGGCATTGCGACAGTCAATTATCCAACGGGCAATCCCGATTGCAACGGCCATTCCACTGCTTTTGACGGGATTGCATATCGGCCTTCTGAATCCGGTTCAAGGGATACGCTGTTCATGGAAGCCGGTGAAAAGGAAGGAATCTATATCGCAGATTTTCCTGTTGATGAGATCCGGAAATACAGACAGCATGAAGTACATGGCAATGCCTATCGTCATCCGCAAAAATATAAGCTGCTCGTTTCGGAGAGGATTGAAGAGCCTTTCATCCGAAAGGATTATAGAAGGTAG
- a CDS encoding iron-containing alcohol dehydrogenase codes for MDNFTQYAPTEVVFGKGTENETGKEVKKWGGSRVILVYGKGSVVRSGLLGRVEKSLKAEGVDSVEFGGARPNPTLAHAEEGAALAAKKHCDFVLAVGGGSAIDTAKGIAHGAANPGIQLWDIWTQKAPLTKSMPVGVVLTIAAAGSEMSDSAVLTNEETDIKTGLSTEFNRCKFAVMNPELTFTLPDYQLAAGIADIMMHTMERYFIPGIQCDLTDEIAEGLLRTVVKNAKAALKDRRDYDAMAEIMWCSSLSHNDLTGCGRGKDFSVHKIGMPLSAFYDYTHGATLTAVWASWARFQYKQAVDRFARYARKVWGMTETDDEKAAFSGIEATEKFFSEVGMPVSLHELGLSATEDDIKALALNATQGDTLKFSRLIPLGAKEIEEIYRMAR; via the coding sequence ATGGACAATTTTACGCAGTATGCACCAACGGAAGTCGTGTTCGGAAAAGGAACGGAAAATGAAACAGGTAAGGAAGTGAAGAAGTGGGGTGGTTCCAGGGTTATCCTGGTTTACGGCAAAGGCAGTGTGGTAAGAAGTGGGCTGCTTGGGCGTGTTGAAAAATCACTGAAGGCGGAAGGCGTCGATTCTGTGGAATTCGGCGGAGCGAGACCGAATCCGACGCTTGCACACGCCGAGGAAGGTGCGGCACTGGCAGCAAAGAAGCATTGTGATTTCGTCCTCGCTGTTGGGGGTGGCAGTGCCATAGATACAGCCAAGGGGATTGCTCATGGAGCTGCGAATCCCGGCATTCAGCTCTGGGATATATGGACGCAGAAGGCTCCGCTTACCAAGTCGATGCCGGTAGGTGTAGTGCTTACCATTGCGGCAGCAGGAAGCGAGATGAGCGACTCCGCAGTGTTGACCAATGAGGAAACGGATATTAAAACCGGTCTCAGTACCGAGTTCAACCGCTGCAAATTTGCGGTTATGAATCCTGAGCTAACCTTTACACTGCCGGATTACCAGCTGGCAGCAGGCATTGCGGATATTATGATGCACACGATGGAACGATATTTTATTCCCGGCATTCAGTGCGACCTTACTGATGAGATCGCAGAAGGGCTGCTGAGGACAGTTGTAAAAAATGCGAAGGCGGCTCTGAAGGACCGCAGGGATTATGATGCCATGGCGGAAATCATGTGGTGCTCGAGCCTTTCTCATAATGATCTGACCGGATGCGGACGTGGCAAGGATTTTTCAGTGCACAAGATTGGAATGCCACTCAGTGCCTTTTATGACTATACCCATGGCGCGACGCTGACGGCAGTATGGGCTTCCTGGGCACGCTTCCAGTACAAACAGGCAGTGGACCGCTTCGCCAGGTATGCGCGCAAGGTATGGGGCATGACGGAGACCGACGATGAAAAAGCGGCCTTTTCCGGGATTGAAGCCACAGAAAAATTCTTCAGCGAGGTAGGTATGCCGGTATCTTTGCATGAGCTGGGGCTGTCCGCCACGGAAGATGATATAAAAGCACTTGCCCTCAATGCCACACAGGGTGATACGCTGAAATTCTCAAGGCTCATTCCGCTGGGAGCAAAAGAAATTGAAGAGATTTACAGAATGGCAAGATGA
- a CDS encoding NAD-binding protein: MKVIVIGGGQVGAYIADLLLKSDCLVKVIENRENVLAKLKGELPHDVIIRGSGTEPNVLESSGIVDADVVAAVTGADETNLVASTIAKFEFAVPRVIARVNNPKNSWLFDSGMGVDVRISQADLMAHIVVEQMDLKNMLTLMKISTGDCSIVQLAVDAASEAVGRPVKDMIIPQDSLLIAILRGNDVIIPRGDTIVCANDKILALTDEDSQVVLNKLFGPFSRIG, translated from the coding sequence ATGAAGGTGATCGTAATAGGTGGAGGCCAGGTTGGAGCTTACATCGCCGATTTGCTGTTAAAGAGCGACTGCCTGGTAAAAGTGATTGAGAACAGGGAAAATGTATTGGCTAAACTGAAGGGGGAACTTCCTCACGATGTGATCATACGCGGCAGCGGGACGGAACCGAATGTACTCGAATCCTCAGGTATCGTCGATGCCGATGTGGTTGCGGCCGTTACGGGCGCGGATGAGACAAATCTGGTTGCGTCCACGATCGCAAAGTTTGAGTTTGCCGTTCCGCGCGTGATTGCCAGAGTGAATAATCCTAAAAATTCGTGGCTTTTTGATTCCGGAATGGGAGTCGACGTAAGGATCAGTCAGGCAGATTTGATGGCCCACATCGTTGTGGAACAGATGGACCTGAAGAATATGCTGACTTTGATGAAAATAAGCACTGGAGATTGTTCAATCGTGCAACTGGCTGTCGATGCTGCTTCAGAGGCTGTGGGCAGGCCGGTGAAGGATATGATCATACCGCAGGATTCGCTGCTGATTGCGATACTGCGTGGAAATGACGTAATCATACCGCGGGGAGATACCATCGTCTGCGCCAATGACAAGATTCTTGCACTGACAGACGAGGATTCACAAGTCGTTTTGAACAAACTCTTCGGACCTTTTTCGAGAATCGGGTAG
- a CDS encoding LacI family DNA-binding transcriptional regulator: protein MVGIKDVARRAGVSASTVSNVLNHKKNVGKETREKVLKICEELSYHPNAAGKGLKSGKSNTILFDFSDFDRSFYLKIIHGISDYANANDFDLIICTEKACDKFMNKSLTGGSIILNRKMRNEDLLHFANADYPIVVLDRIIDYPYIKSVVVNNYEPMYELIQEVVDRGYRSFGYIGGPEDTADNKERYQAFSDVLCANHILFQQKSYFHGDYREKSGYNAARILMFSRELPDCLVCANDNMAIGAMKAFRENGIHVPEDIAITGFDNCDLAEAMDLTTVSIPNYERGYLAARYLIENIREQRDTKPVKIPANIILRGSIRTARDE from the coding sequence ATGGTCGGAATAAAGGATGTGGCAAGGCGGGCGGGAGTGTCTGCCTCCACCGTTTCAAATGTATTGAATCATAAAAAGAATGTAGGGAAGGAAACCAGAGAAAAGGTTTTGAAGATCTGCGAAGAACTGTCTTATCACCCAAATGCAGCAGGAAAGGGATTAAAATCCGGTAAATCAAACACAATTCTCTTTGATTTCAGTGATTTTGACAGAAGCTTTTATCTTAAAATCATTCACGGAATCAGTGATTATGCCAATGCAAATGATTTTGATCTTATCATCTGTACGGAAAAAGCCTGTGATAAGTTCATGAACAAATCATTAACCGGTGGCAGCATCATTTTAAACAGAAAAATGCGAAACGAAGATCTGCTCCATTTCGCCAATGCGGATTATCCTATTGTGGTATTGGATCGCATTATAGATTATCCCTATATCAAAAGTGTAGTAGTAAACAATTATGAACCCATGTATGAGTTGATTCAAGAGGTTGTTGACAGAGGCTATCGTAGTTTTGGATACATCGGTGGGCCGGAGGATACAGCAGACAATAAGGAGAGATATCAGGCCTTTTCGGATGTACTTTGTGCAAATCATATATTGTTTCAGCAAAAAAGCTATTTTCATGGTGATTATCGTGAAAAGAGCGGTTACAATGCGGCCAGAATCCTGATGTTCAGCAGGGAACTTCCGGATTGCCTGGTTTGTGCCAATGACAATATGGCGATTGGGGCAATGAAAGCATTTCGGGAAAATGGGATCCATGTCCCGGAGGATATTGCCATAACAGGTTTTGATAACTGTGATTTGGCAGAAGCAATGGATTTGACCACTGTATCCATACCCAATTATGAACGGGGGTATCTGGCTGCACGATATCTGATTGAAAACATTAGAGAACAGCGCGATACAAAACCTGTTAAAATTCCGGCAAATATTATACTTCGCGGAAGTATCCGCACTGCAAGAGACGAGTAA